A single genomic interval of Apis cerana isolate GH-2021 linkage group LG14, AcerK_1.0, whole genome shotgun sequence harbors:
- the LOC108000703 gene encoding nuclear distribution protein nudE-like 1-B yields the protein MMDIDPPQFVSKDDEIQYWMELAHQIHRRKEDIERELEEFQENSQLLEKELEASLEQAEKTNRELRQRNTRLATEVEQLRTRLDQQTTDCAMFQGKAQDLQTQHDHLLKYIRELEQKNDDLERAHRINRVTEEEIEAKLNSAIEKNALLESELDEKEALKVIVQRLMDEIRDLKQEIQVQERHQPDNDKSADRVRNHVDSNKLQVELEAHMSPSNPIVPQSIPPNNTTTSPLKIGNKVVGGVTGNNNNNNNVNPPLTPCTRILAMNMIGDLMRKVGALENKLNTCQNPSREDQAVRDLYRTRRQVRGFASGNCNHIRL from the exons ATGATGGACATTGATCCTCCACAATTTGTGTCCAAAGAtgatgaaattcaatattggATGGAACTTGCTCATCAAATACATAGAag gAAAGAGGATATAGAAAGAGAATTGgaagaatttcaagaaaattcacAATTGTTAGAAAAAGAACTTGAAGCATCATTAGAACAAGCAGAAAAAACTAACAGAGAATTACGACAACGAAATACAAGACTAGCTACTGAAGTTGAACAATTAAGAACAAGATTAGATCAACAAACAACAGATTGTGCAATGTTTCAAGGAAAAGCTCAAGACTTACAAACACAACATgatcatttattaaagtaCATAAGAGAATTGGAACAAAAGAATGATGACTTAGAAAGAGCTCATAG aaTAAATAGGGTAAcggaagaagaaatagaagcTAAACTTAATTCTGCTATTGAAAAGAATGCTTTATTAGAATCAGAACTTGATGAAAAAGAAGCTTTAAAAGTTATAGTACAAAGACTAATGGATGAAATAAGAG atTTAAAACAGGAAATTCAAGTACAAGAAAGGCACCAACCTGATAATGATAAATCAGCTGACAGAGTTCGGAACCATGTTGATAGTAATAAACTTCAAGTTGAATTGGAAGCACACATGTCGCCTAGTAATCCAATAGTACCACAATCTATACCTCCAAATAATACAACAACTTCACCATTAAAAA TTGGAAACAAAGTTGTAGGAGGTGTAACTggaaacaacaataacaataataatgtgaATCCACCGCTGACACCATGTACAAGAATATTAGCAATGAATATGATTGGTGATCTTATGAGGAAAGTTGGT GCATTggagaataaattaaacacaTGTCAAAATCCATCTCGAGAGGATCAAGCTGTCCGTGATCTTTACAG